The Nitrospira sp. CR1.1 sequence ATGGGTTTCGGCCAGTCGCTTTAAGATCGTCTCCTTGTAGGAATCCTCAATCTCCTTCTTCAGGGCACGATCCATTTCAGCGTGGAGCTTCTCGCGGATTTCCTGCAGGGATTGATAGGGGCCACAATCCTTTGCAAATTCGTCGTCGAGCGCGGGAAGTTGTTTTCGTTTTATCGATTTGACCGTGCAGCGAAAGGTGACGGTTTTCCCAGCGACTCGTACATCGGGATGTGTGGCTGGATAGGCTTGGGGGATGGTGATCACGTCACCATCTTTCTTGCCAACGAGGTACGGTTCAATCTCGATTCCCAAGACAGAGGAGTGAGAACCCATTTTATGAAGGTGCCCGGTCTTGGTTGTCCCATCAAGAGAAGTGCCGTCCAATGTGCCCTCGATGTCTACGACTGCAAAATCCCCCTCGGCCAAGGTTGTTCCGGTGGGGGCAGGATGTAACTGCGCCATCTGGTCACGAAGAACCTCAAGCGCCTTTTGTACCTGTTCGTCCGTGACCGTTCGCTGATCCTGTTTCAGGGAGATCGGGTTCGGAGCTTTGTAATCCCGAAGCTCAATCGTCGGTTTAATCTCAACGGTTGCCGTAAAGCTAAAGGGAGAGTCTTTCTTAACTTTGACCCGTTCCAACGGGGGGATTTCTACAAGAACAGGAACGATTCCCGCTTGACGGATGGCTCGATCGTAATAATCCGGCACCAGGCTGCGGATGACATCTTCTTCAATCGTTTTTGCATAGCGCTTCTCGAGCAACTGGAGCGGCGCTTTTCCCGGGCGGAAGCCGGGAATGCGAACTTGCCGATTTAATTCGGAATAAGCCTGCACAAAACGTAGGTTCACCTCGTCCGCAGGAACTTCGATTTTGAGTGCTCGCTTCATGGGGCCGAGTTCGGTCATTTCCATTTTCATAAGTCTATTCACATCCTCCGGGTCCGATAATGTGTGGTGCGTCACGCCAGGTTATAGAGGGTGGTGCGAGAGGGGGGACTTGAACCCCCACGGTTACCCACGAGATCCTAAGTCTCGCGCGTCTGCCAGTTCCGCCACTCTCGCGCGACGCTGAGTACTAGGCTGCTCACTGATGATGCATAAGGAATGGGGCAGCACGTATAAAGCACGATGAATAATGACATTTTGTACCGTCGATCGTATCTGCCTGTCAACCCATACGCAGGTGGGGCCCATGTGTTGAGATGTCATCCTGATGGGAAATAGTCTTGGGGATAAATTGTCTGGTTGAAGTCTCTCGGTGCATTCCCCTTGATAACAGGTCTTCCATAGCATTGCTCTCCTGAAGGCGCGGTATAATGACCACGCAAGGATGTTTTGGCACATCGTGACATGGGAGCCTTGTGCTGAAGGAAAGGAGGATACTGTATGAAGCGATGGTCTCAGACTGCTGCCGTGGGATGTTTGATTCTGTTGTTCGGCTTCCCTCTTTCGGCCGGGGCCTATCGAGACTACTTTAGCGACGCCCAAAAGCAGGAACTAGGAAAGATCGAAACGGTGTTGATTGAGGCGCTGGCCCTGACAGATAAAGGGGCGGGCAACGCCGGCGGAATTCTGGATGTTGTGACGCGACGCATGGGCGAGCTTGGTTATTCGGCCGTCTCGGATTCCCGCCTTCCTCATGATGTGGTCGTCCGGGTCAAGTGCGAGCAAAGGAAGACCTGGGAAGGCACGGCCTCCTCGGGCGGAGACAATGATCTGCCGGATGCACCCTCCCGCTTGTGGAAAGGTCCGGCTTGCCAGATTACGTACGCCTTGGGTGGCATGAAGATCAAATGGCAAAAGGAGGTTCGGACGGAATTTGAAGATGCCGTCGTGGCCGCCCAATCAGCTCAGGCATCAGACCCCGGGCTCTATGCGATGAATGCGCTCCATGAGGCACTAGAGAAGTACGAGTTCCCCCTTCTCCTGACCGCAGAGTGGGGCCAGCCTGATCGTCTGCTCAAACTGATGGATGCTCCACAAACCAGCCAATTCAGGAAACTGAAGATTATTTCCCTGTTGGGAGAAATGATCGCGGACGAGGCCCTGCCCCACCTTACCGAGGCATTGAAGGACAAGGATCTGGCCAAGCAAGCTGCGGTCGCCTTGGGCAACATGGGCAAGGAGGGCATCCCTGTTCTTATCGATATTTTGAAGCATTCCAAGCAGCCTGACCTGCAGGCGGCCGCGGCCAAAGGTCTTGGCGATCTCGGCAATATTCATGCGGACTCGAGAGTCGTTCCCCCGTTGCTGGAGATGCTGGATGCCCCGGGGATCAACATTGTGGTGCAAACGGAAATTGCCTGGGCACTGGGGCGGGTGCCGGATCGGCGGTCGGTTGAACCGTTATTTGCACTCGATCGGAAGCTACAAAAGATCCGGAAGGATCCCCCTGATCCACAGATTAAGAAATTAAAGGAGGCGGTATTCTGGGCAATCAAGCAGGTTTATACTGAAGACCAGTACAGCTAATGGTCAGTCGTTGGTCTCCGTTCCCACGCTGCAGAATACAGTGAGGCCTGTGGAGGCGGGATTTTTTTGCCACCATCCTCCTCAACGATGATGGTGGTTTTCCTATCTGCAGGTCGCAAGAGCAGCACATCATCGGCAACTTCGAGCTGTGAACATGCAGGCGACTCTGCTATGAGAGTCGAGACTGTGTCAGTGACGTGCGTACACAGGACGGACTGAATTATCACTGGATCATGCCTAGGACAACACAGAGGGATAGGAACCATGAGCGGTCTCTCGCGACGACGATTCTTGCAACTTTCGGCTATGAGCGGCGGCGCCTTACTCTTCGGAGATCTCGCCGGACGCATGTTGGAAGTCCCTTTTGTGCGATCAGCGGCCTATGCGGCAGAGCCGATCAAAATCGGTATTCTGGATCCCCTCTCGAGCCCCTATAAGACGTCTTCCATCCATGATGTGCACGGGGCCAACGTCGCGGTAGATCTATTCAACAAGCGCGGCGGTGTATTGGGGCGGCCGGTGACGATACTGGAGGCTGACGATGCCTCCAACCCTGATGCAGCGCTCAAGGCGGCTACGAAATTCGTGCAGGACGATCGTGTAGATGTCCTGATGGGTACCTTTAATGCTGATTGTGCGCTGGTTGTTTCTGAGTTTGCGAAGAAGGAGAACAAGCTGTTCATGGTGACCGGGGCACATTTGCCTGAATTGACAGGGGCCGCGTGTAATTCACACACGTTCGTCTTTATGCCCAATGCCTCCATGTTGGCCCAGGCGGTTGTTCCGCAGCTGGTAAACGCATACGGCACTCGATGGTACATGATTACCACCAGCTCATTGGATGGGAAAGCCATGGCCCAGGCCATGGTTTCTGTCGGTCTCACGCATGGGGTGGAATTGGTGGGCGAGACGCTGATGCCCTTCGGTTCGACGGATTTTACTTCAGCAGTGACGGCAGCCAGGGACAAACATCCGACGCTGGTCGTGTTCAATCTCTATGGATGGGATCTGGTTCACGCCCTCAAAGCCTATACCAAACTGGAATTGGCCAAGGACAAAATCGGTGTGGGCGGGATGATCGCCGGTGAACAGATCGGCCGTCCCCTCGGCTATGCCAGCAATGCAGGCATCTGGGGACTTATCTGGGACCCCAAAGTCAATACGGATGGGTCAAAACGATTCATTCAAGGTGTGGTGGATAAGTACGGTCATACTCCCACGTCGCGCTGTTATCTTGGGTACGCTGCCATGACGCAGATTCTGGATGCGATTCAACGAGCCGGGACAACCGAAGCGTCTGCGCTCATCAAAGTATTAGAAGGACATGAGTTTGATGGTCTGAAAGAGGGGCGATCGTATTTCCGCGCCTCCGATCACCAGCATGTGCAGGATGTGCTGGTGGGAGAAGCCTACGGCAAGGAGCTGGGACTTGGGCACTACAAGATTCTGGCGACGATTGCCGGTGAGGCTGTTGCCACTACTCAGGCGGGTGTCTGCCAGTTGTAAGCCGAGCGGCTAGGATGGGTCTAGTACGGGGGAGCCAGTGCGACGAGACGATCCCGGTCGTCAATCGTTTTCCCCGGCGTTGACGCGACGGTTGGGCCCTGCACAATGACCAACTCGAGACGGCGATTTTTCTGGCGGCCTTGTTCGGTTGCATTGGAGGCGATTGGTCTGGAGTCGGCCAAGCCAACCGCTTTGGTTCGTTCGGCAGACATTCCGCCGGCTACCAATGCGCGGCGGGCATTTTCAGCCCGAGCCCAGGACAATGCCTTATTATCTGGAAACGTTTTCTGCAGCGCCTTGCTGAGTGTTTGATTGTCCGTGTGGCCGGCCACCTGGACGAACTTGTCTGAAAGCGGTCCCAGCACGGTGCCGATGCGTCTCAGCATGGTCGAGCCTTCGGGGGTCAAATCGGCCTCGCCGGATGCAAACAGCCAATTGCTGGACAGCGCGATCGTCAGTCGGGCCCCATCCTGCTTCACAGTGATGGCCTTCTGCCCCCTATCGCTCGGTAGAACCTTCAGCAACTCCTCCTTCATGGCCGCAAAACTAGCCTCGCGCGCAGCGGACTGCGTGGGACTTGTTGACGACGGGCCTTCCGTACGGCCGGCGTCCTTGTCGGAGGATCCTGAATTTCTATTGGAAGTCGTTCCCGATTCTCGCGGCGCCGTTGCCGCTTGGGCTCCCTTCTGACGCGGAGACAGATCCCGGGTCTTTTCATTCAGGCGTTGTTCAAGGGCGGCGATCCGGTGCCGGGCCTGGTAAATTTCGGCAATCATCGCATTATATTGAGGGACCAGCTTATCCCGCTCCATGAGGCGCGAGCGAACCGTTTCAAAGGCGTGTTCCCGGTCTCTGAGTTGCTGGTCGAGCGCACTGATGCGCGCTTTTAAGGAATCGATGGTTGCCGTGGCAGTTTGTAATTGGGCGGCGAGACTGTCCCGTTCGGCATTTTCAGACCGTACTGCGCGGAGGTCGTGATCCTGCCGAGCGATCTGTGCTTCCAAATCCATAATTCGGCGTCGGGCGCCCTCCAGATCTGAGACGGCGGTGGAGCGGGATTGAAGAGCGGCCAGATCCTTTTCTCGTGTCGCCAGCTGTTGTTCCAGGGCTCCGATACGCTGACGGGCCTGCAGTAATTCGTTGTTGGCCATTGTCAATTGGCTGGACAGCTTATCGCGTTCAGGGGTGAGTCGACGCAGCTCAACCAGTTCCGCGTCTTTTGCGCTCAGCAACTGGTCGTACGAGGCAGCGGCGGGCTGATTCTGGCGATCCCCTAATTTACTTTCAAGATCGCGAATACGATCATGGAATTCGCCGAGGGTCGTCAGAAGCTGTTCGCGCTCCTGTTGAAGGGCGAGGAGTTTTGCATCCTCAGCCGCCGGCGCGGCCGCGAGAGGCTGCGGCCGGGGAACAACGGTATCACAGCCGGAAGCGAGGGCACCGAGAGCCATGAGCGTCCACACAGCTCGTCTCATATGATCTCCCCCTGGTCGTCGGGATCCCGGGTCAAAATTGCCGGGGGCGTGATAGTCGTCACAGGACGATTCGAACGGGCAACAGGCCCGGACGATCGGGACCGATCTGGTGGATATTGATCAGCGGGTGTGAGCAATGCGTGCTTGACGAATCGGGTCATAACCTTCCACGTCCCAAGAACACGCCAGGTACTCTAGCGTGTTCTTGGGGTGGACGCAAGGCATGCACCGTATGGCGCGCAAGGATTATTGTCCGACCACGATCTCGACACGCCGGTTTTTTTGCCGTCCCTCGGCGGTCGAATTACTGGCGATCGGTCGGCTGTCGGCATGTCCCTCCGCCACCACTTTCTCGCCGGACATGCCCCCTGCGATCAGGGCTTGGCGCGCGCTCTCGGCTCGCGCTTGTGAAAGCTCGGTATTGGTCGGATAGGTTTTCGCGAGTTTTCCCCTGATTGGCACGTTATCCGTGTGACCTGCGACGTGAATCGACCGATCGGGATAGTTTTTGAGCACGCGACCGATTCGATTCAGCACATCGGATCCGCCGGGCTTAAGCGTGGCCTCCCCGGAATCAAACAACAAAGTCGTAGCCAGACCGAGGGTGAGTTGATCCCCCAGCTGTTTCATGGTGACGTTGCCTTTGGAGACTTCCGCCCGGAGAAGTTTGGACAGATCGTCTTTGGCCTCCGCGAGACTGGTCTTTTGCTGGTCGAGAGCGCCTTTTAAGCCGGCCATTTCGCGGTCTCGTCGCGCAATTTCGCCTTCGAGGTCCGATGCTCTTTGTTTGGCTGCGGCAAGATCCGCTACTAGTCGGTCGCGGTCACCAGCGGCGTTTTTCAGCGCCCCCAGCTCCTGATCCTTCCCGGTGAGTTGGCGTTCCAATTCGGCGATGCGCTGTTTCGCCTGGGACAGCTCGGAAGAAAGGCGATCCCGATCGCCGGCATTGCTTTTCAATCCGGCGAGCTGCTGCTCTTTCGAGGCGAGTTGGCCTTGGAGTGCGGCTAACTCTCCGGCCAGCCGGTCCTTGTCCCCTGCGCCCTGTCTCAAAGCTGCTAGTTCTTGATCCTTAGCCGACACTTGCCGTTCTGCGTCGGACAATTGGCTCGCCAGCCGCTCCTTGTCTCCGGCGCCCTGTCTCAGAGCCGCCAGTTCTTGATCCTTAACCGACACCTGCCGTTCTGCGTCGGACAATTGGCTCGCCAACCGATCCTTCTCGCCGGCGGCGTTCCGGAGACCGGCCAATTCCCGGTCGCGCTGGTGGAGTTGGTTCTCCAGGTCGTTGATCCGCGCCTTGGACTGATCAAGCTCGGCGGCGGAAGAGGAGCGCAGTCGCGCCAACTCCCCTTCGAGCTCCGCCTTCTGGCGCTCGAGTTCTGCGATCCGGAGGTCTCGTGGATCTGGCTTGGGCGGAACAGGCCTGGGCACCGCCTTCATTTCATTCAGCGCTCGGCTCGCGGTATCATTCGGCGACGGGGCGGTGGTGCATGCCGTAAGCAGCATGGCGCTCAACAGCATAGGGACAATGCGAGAATCTTTCATGCGGTCCTCCTTCAAAACTGGCGATGCCGCGGGAGACGTCCTGCGCGGCACCGACGAAGCGTGGGCACGTCAGTTTAGTGGCGTTGATTTTTCAAGAGATCACGGATTTCCGTCAGCAGTACTTCTTCCTTTGGCGGCGCCGGTGGAGGCCCGGGAGGTGTGGCCTTCTTAAAGCGGTTCATCTGTTTGACCACCATGAAAATCACGAACGCAAGAATCGTAAAATCGAGCAGCGTCTGCAGGAATACGCCATAGTTGATCGTGGCGGCGCCGGCGGCTTTGGCTGCGGCGAGGGATTTGCCCTTGGCGTCTTCGCTCAACGGGATAAACAGGCTGGAGAAATCCATGTGCCCCATGAGGAGACCAATAGGAGGCATAAGAATATCGCTGACGACGGAGGACACGATTTTGCCGAACGCCCCTCCGATGATGACCCCCACGGCCATGTCGAGCACATTCCCTTTCACGGCAAATTCTTTGAATTCACTCATCATACCCATCGATCCACCTCCTTGTGTGAGCCGAATTGCGGCCGAATCCGTTTCGGACCTTACTGTTTTCGACTGGTGTCGAAGCTGTATCCCAGCGTGATCAAGTACAGGTTGTCGGTATCCGAAACGCCCGGCGGCGGATTCTTGTTGTACCGCATGGTCCATTGGAATCCGCTGACCAGCCCGCCCCACACTTTGAATCGCAAGCCGGTATCGGCCGTCAGGTAGAGATCTTTCGAGTTAGCGAGCGATTGGAAGCCTTCCTGGAAGTGGTACAGGCTGACCTGATCGCCGCCCCACAGTGGCCAATTCCATTTGACGGCCCATCGGCCTCGTGTGCTGGACTTGTCGTCGGCAAGCTTGAAATCTTCATTGAAGTACGCTGCGCCGGCTTCGGCCCAGAGGGTCATATCTTTCGCGATGCCGGTTAGGTCGCCGCGGTCGAGGATTTGATACCCAGGCCCCGTGGCGAGAGCGGTGCGCAACTTCAAGTCCTGGAAGGTATCCTGCTCGAAATAGGCCGACGCGAACCAATACAAACGTTTCGAGAGAAAGAAGTCAAGCTTGATGGTGCCGCGGCTGTTTCGAACGATGAGATTGCCGGTATTGTCTCCGTAGATGTACCGGCCGAGGATGGTCAGTCGCAGCGACTCGCTGCGGGCGGACAGTTCGCCGAGCAGGCTTCCGTTTCGCAGGTGGCTGTTGCCCGTGGTTTGTGAGAACCCGGCTTGAAGGGCGCCTGTGTAAATGACGGCGGGTTGGTTCATCCCGACGACCGCTTCAAGAGGAATCGTCATCGGAGTGCCCATGGGAGCGGCCTGCAACACCATCGTGCCGGGCTCACCTGCTTGAACCGTTCCCACGACCGTCGTGCCCTCTTTCAGGCTGAACGGCAGTGGACGATTCACAACCAGTTTGGCCACGTTCGGCCACATGATCTTCACGATATCTTCGCCGGCCGTGGGCCCGAACGCGGTCTTGATGTGAAGCTCGTCGGCGATCATGCCGAGGACATGCCCGTAAATGACGCTACCGTCCTTGAGAGTCACCGAGTCGAGTGCCGGTGTCCCGGCTGTGGTGTCGGTCGGGGCCGGTGCTTCGGCCCACACTCCGGAGGCCGTGAGCGCCATGGTGAGCAGCGCACATAACACACAATTCAAACGTCGCATCATTCCATCCTCCTGGGGCTTGCGAATGGCAACGATGTACTGGTTGCCTGATGAGTGAGACACGTGCGGGTTGTATAATTGATTCTGCGTAGGAGATCAACTTTTCTCTTCCCCTGCGCTGCCGCATCGCGCATG is a genomic window containing:
- the tig gene encoding trigger factor, translated to MKMEMTELGPMKRALKIEVPADEVNLRFVQAYSELNRQVRIPGFRPGKAPLQLLEKRYAKTIEEDVIRSLVPDYYDRAIRQAGIVPVLVEIPPLERVKVKKDSPFSFTATVEIKPTIELRDYKAPNPISLKQDQRTVTDEQVQKALEVLRDQMAQLHPAPTGTTLAEGDFAVVDIEGTLDGTSLDGTTKTGHLHKMGSHSSVLGIEIEPYLVGKKDGDVITIPQAYPATHPDVRVAGKTVTFRCTVKSIKRKQLPALDDEFAKDCGPYQSLQEIREKLHAEMDRALKKEIEDSYKETILKRLAETHHFDLPGTLVERELSAMVRQQLQSRQRKAGNGAEASPVPSQADEAKQLQEEYRPEAERRVKVGLILEALAAKENITVTNEDLSNEIGRLAAEVKISVEEVTRMIQAGGQDTLNDLRSRILADKALDFVYKHAMIQG
- a CDS encoding HEAT repeat domain-containing protein, encoding MKRWSQTAAVGCLILLFGFPLSAGAYRDYFSDAQKQELGKIETVLIEALALTDKGAGNAGGILDVVTRRMGELGYSAVSDSRLPHDVVVRVKCEQRKTWEGTASSGGDNDLPDAPSRLWKGPACQITYALGGMKIKWQKEVRTEFEDAVVAAQSAQASDPGLYAMNALHEALEKYEFPLLLTAEWGQPDRLLKLMDAPQTSQFRKLKIISLLGEMIADEALPHLTEALKDKDLAKQAAVALGNMGKEGIPVLIDILKHSKQPDLQAAAAKGLGDLGNIHADSRVVPPLLEMLDAPGINIVVQTEIAWALGRVPDRRSVEPLFALDRKLQKIRKDPPDPQIKKLKEAVFWAIKQVYTEDQYS
- a CDS encoding ABC transporter substrate-binding protein; this encodes MSGLSRRRFLQLSAMSGGALLFGDLAGRMLEVPFVRSAAYAAEPIKIGILDPLSSPYKTSSIHDVHGANVAVDLFNKRGGVLGRPVTILEADDASNPDAALKAATKFVQDDRVDVLMGTFNADCALVVSEFAKKENKLFMVTGAHLPELTGAACNSHTFVFMPNASMLAQAVVPQLVNAYGTRWYMITTSSLDGKAMAQAMVSVGLTHGVELVGETLMPFGSTDFTSAVTAARDKHPTLVVFNLYGWDLVHALKAYTKLELAKDKIGVGGMIAGEQIGRPLGYASNAGIWGLIWDPKVNTDGSKRFIQGVVDKYGHTPTSRCYLGYAAMTQILDAIQRAGTTEASALIKVLEGHEFDGLKEGRSYFRASDHQHVQDVLVGEAYGKELGLGHYKILATIAGEAVATTQAGVCQL
- a CDS encoding OmpA family protein, which translates into the protein MRRAVWTLMALGALASGCDTVVPRPQPLAAAPAAEDAKLLALQQEREQLLTTLGEFHDRIRDLESKLGDRQNQPAAASYDQLLSAKDAELVELRRLTPERDKLSSQLTMANNELLQARQRIGALEQQLATREKDLAALQSRSTAVSDLEGARRRIMDLEAQIARQDHDLRAVRSENAERDSLAAQLQTATATIDSLKARISALDQQLRDREHAFETVRSRLMERDKLVPQYNAMIAEIYQARHRIAALEQRLNEKTRDLSPRQKGAQAATAPRESGTTSNRNSGSSDKDAGRTEGPSSTSPTQSAAREASFAAMKEELLKVLPSDRGQKAITVKQDGARLTIALSSNWLFASGEADLTPEGSTMLRRIGTVLGPLSDKFVQVAGHTDNQTLSKALQKTFPDNKALSWARAENARRALVAGGMSAERTKAVGLADSRPIASNATEQGRQKNRRLELVIVQGPTVASTPGKTIDDRDRLVALAPPY
- a CDS encoding OmpA family protein — encoded protein: MKDSRIVPMLLSAMLLTACTTAPSPNDTASRALNEMKAVPRPVPPKPDPRDLRIAELERQKAELEGELARLRSSSAAELDQSKARINDLENQLHQRDRELAGLRNAAGEKDRLASQLSDAERQVSVKDQELAALRQGAGDKERLASQLSDAERQVSAKDQELAALRQGAGDKDRLAGELAALQGQLASKEQQLAGLKSNAGDRDRLSSELSQAKQRIAELERQLTGKDQELGALKNAAGDRDRLVADLAAAKQRASDLEGEIARRDREMAGLKGALDQQKTSLAEAKDDLSKLLRAEVSKGNVTMKQLGDQLTLGLATTLLFDSGEATLKPGGSDVLNRIGRVLKNYPDRSIHVAGHTDNVPIRGKLAKTYPTNTELSQARAESARQALIAGGMSGEKVVAEGHADSRPIASNSTAEGRQKNRRVEIVVGQ
- the mscL gene encoding large conductance mechanosensitive channel protein MscL, which translates into the protein MGMMSEFKEFAVKGNVLDMAVGVIIGGAFGKIVSSVVSDILMPPIGLLMGHMDFSSLFIPLSEDAKGKSLAAAKAAGAATINYGVFLQTLLDFTILAFVIFMVVKQMNRFKKATPPGPPPAPPKEEVLLTEIRDLLKNQRH
- a CDS encoding DUF481 domain-containing protein, which encodes MMRRLNCVLCALLTMALTASGVWAEAPAPTDTTAGTPALDSVTLKDGSVIYGHVLGMIADELHIKTAFGPTAGEDIVKIMWPNVAKLVVNRPLPFSLKEGTTVVGTVQAGEPGTMVLQAAPMGTPMTIPLEAVVGMNQPAVIYTGALQAGFSQTTGNSHLRNGSLLGELSARSESLRLTILGRYIYGDNTGNLIVRNSRGTIKLDFFLSKRLYWFASAYFEQDTFQDLKLRTALATGPGYQILDRGDLTGIAKDMTLWAEAGAAYFNEDFKLADDKSSTRGRWAVKWNWPLWGGDQVSLYHFQEGFQSLANSKDLYLTADTGLRFKVWGGLVSGFQWTMRYNKNPPPGVSDTDNLYLITLGYSFDTSRKQ